GCAGCGCCCGTTCCGCCGCGGCGATCACCTGCGGCTTGTAGCTGTTGGGATCGAAGCTCGCGAGGAATAGGCCGATGACCGCGAGCGGTGCCAGAATGACGATCGCGACAACGATGACCGCGATGCGCCGGAAGGTCCGTCTTGCCTGCATGATCAACCCCTTACGCCAAAACCGCGATCGTTGCGAGGGCGGCGGCGCGGGATTGCGCTGAATTCAGAACCCGAACATGTGATCGAACGAAAACGCGCCATGGCCGAGGCCGGCGCCGTCGTGCTTGCCGTGATAGCCGAACAGCCGGCAGGTCGCGTCGCGGATGATGACGTAGCCGCCGGCGGCGCGCGCCAGCACCTCGGCGCCGAAGATCCGCCAGGGCTCGACGATGGCCGAACCCGAGCAGGCGATGGCCAGTTTCTGCTCGGCCAGCACGCGGCCCTCGGCGTCGTGCAGCATCAGCACGGTGGCCGAGTGCGGATGCCAGGCGGCGGAGGCGGGGTAGGTCAGCACGCAGAAGCTCGGCCGCGTCGCGCTGCCGAGATCGAGGAACAGCCGGGTCGACAGGCCGGGCGGCGGGCCGGAATAGGATTGCGGCTCGCCCTTCCAGGTCATCAGCGTGTTGAACACATGCGCGCCGAAGCTGGTTTCGGCGGCGTGCGAGCCGTCCCGCGCCTCGTAGCGGAACAGGCCGTGCAGCCATCCATCCGCCTCGCCGCCCCCGGCGAAGTCGTAGACCAGCTCGCCATGCCCGCCTTCCGGCAGCGCGCCCTCCGGCAGCACCTCGTCGAGATCGATGGCGCAGGCATGGTCGCGCGGGAGCGTGCCGGGCCGGTGCTCGGCCACCTTGCGTCCGTCCGGCGCGAAGACGTCGAGCCGGAGCGGCAGGTCAGCCTGGGTGTGGGCCATCGGCGTCGGCAGCGCGACCGAGCGGAACCGCTCCCGCGGCAGGATCGGGAAGGGGAGCAGAAAACCGCGGCCGAGCAGCGGCGAGAGGCTGCGGATCGCCGGATCGGGGCGGAGGTCGGCGCGCTCGACATTCATGTGGGCGATGCGGGTGCGCCCGGCGCGCACCACCTCGTAGCGCGGGCGCACCACGTGGCGGCCTGCGCGCAGCTCGATCTGCGCCGGCCAGCGCAGCCCGGGCAGCAGTTCGGCGACGTCGATGGCGCGGGTCGCGAACGGGGCGATCGGCTCCGCCAGCGCCACCGGCGCCTCGGCGCCCATCCGGTCGAGGCTGATCGCCCCGGCGGGGATCGGCACGGCGTGGCTGTTCTGCACCCAGAGGATCACCGTCTCGTCCTCGCGCGGGGCGGGCAGGCCGGCGAAGCGCTCGGAGGGCCAGGCATTGGCGTCGTGCGTGCAGGACAGGCTCGCCCCGTTGCCGGCGGCATGGGTGTCGAGCGCGTATTTCACCACATCGTGACCGGCGACGCCGATGGCGTGGATGAAGAGCTGCCCGGTGAACGGCCCGAGCCCGTGCGCGCGCCGCACCTCGGCGCTGTCGATGCGGACGCTGCCGGCGTGATCGGGCAGCGCGCGCTCGAACTCGGCGAGCACCGCGCCGGCGGCGTCGAACAGGCGGCACCACAGGCGCACGCCGGTCGCGCCGTAGCCGTGCCAGTAATTCGCGGTGACGAGGCTGGTCGTCATCGCGTCGTCGTCGCGGAAGAAGGCGAAATTGGTGGCGAAGTTCAGCGGGTCGAGATAGCGGCGGCGGTTGGTCAGCAGCCGGTCGGGCAGGCGCACCTCGTCGAGGGTGAGGATGTCGGCGCCGGGCAGCAGGGTGGCCAGCCGGTCGGCCAGGCGGTGCGCGTCGAAGGCGGCGATCAGCACGGTGGCGGGTGCGGCGGCGACGAGGTCGGTCAGCGGCCTCGTGGCGAGGCCGCCGCGGCGCTCGCCGATCGCCAGCGTGTCGTGCACGTAGACGGCATCGACCGGAAACGCCGGGGCCAGGGCGCGCAGCGGCGCAAAAATGCGCTCGGGATCGTAGACCGCGACCGGGCCGGCGGCGGCCAGGCGCGCGGCCAGGCGCTCCAGCGCCGCGGCGGCCAGCGGGTGCGCCAGCGCCTTGTAGACCGCGTTGCCGCCGCGGACATTGTCGAACGTGTCGATCTCGAGCATCGAAGTCAGACTCCCAGCATCCGGCGCAGCTCGGCGGCGGCCATCGGCGTGTCGTTCAGCGCCGCCGTGGCCCAGGTCTGCAGCCGGCCATCGAAGTTCCGGGCGCGGCCGCAGGCGACCATGTCGTCCATGAAGGCGCCGATGCGGGTGGATTTGCCGGGCAGGCGGGCGATCATCACCGGCGCGTCGGTGGCCACCGCCTCGGAGACCATCGAGACGGAATCCCCCGTCACCACGATCGCGTCGGCGACGGCGAGCATGCCGAAATAGGGGTTCTCGCCCTGCATGTCCCAGATCCAGGCGCCGCGCGGGCGCAGCGCCTCCTCGAGGATGGCGCGGGCGGCGGGCTCGGTGCGGCGCGAGGGGGTGAGCATCAGCCCGACGCGGTCGCGGTCCATCATCCCGGCGAGCTGCTCGGCGAGGGTGCGCGCCGCCGCGGTGTCGAGCCGGTAGCGGCCGTTCGAGCCGCCGACCAGCACGGCGACGAGCGGGCGCGGCAGGCCGGCGAAATGCGGCGCCCACAGCGCGCGCTCGAGGGCGAGGCGCTCGGGCGTGACCCGGTGCAGCGCGGTGCGGGTGACGATGACGTTCGGGCCGGTCAGCCCGTCGTGCTTCGCGACCACCACGGCGTCGAACCGGCCGGTGTCCATGCGCGGGTGCTGGATGATCACGGCCGGCAGGTCCGGCCGGCGCAGCGTCGCCAGCACGCGGGCGGCGGCCCCGCCGGCGCCGAGCATCAGGTCGCCCTCCGGCGGGGCGAGGGCCGCCGCGTCGATCGCGCAGCGCGGATCGGGCCAGAGCATCGGCGAGAACAGGGTCCACGGCCGCTTCGGCGCGATGACGCGGAAATCGGTCCGGAATCCGGCGGCTTCCGCGAGGCCCAGGGCCTGGGAGCGGAGACCGGCGAGGTCGGTGCACAGGACGCGGGCGGTGACCGGAGCGGCCTGTCCGTCGGCGATGGCTTGGGTTGCGGCCATGAGAGTCGGCGCGGCTTGCATCGCGGCGTTTTCGTGCCAGCCGGACATTTCGTCAACACATGTCGCACGGTTGCAGGTTTTTCATCTCTGGGTAGAGTGGCGCCATGGCAAGTTCGCGCCGAATGAAAGCCCGCCACGACCGCGCCGGACCGGCGGCGCCGCCGTGATGAGCGCGGCCGGGAGCGACACGGCATCGCTGCCGCGCTTCGAGGTGCGGCTCGCGGCGCCCGACCTTGCGCCCTGGCTGCCGGGCAATACCGGCATCGAGGGGTTCATCACCTTCGCCGCCCCGCGCTCGGGGCCGCATGTGATGGTGCTGGCGCTGATGCACGGCAACGAGATCGCCGGCGCCGCGGTGCTCGACGCCCTGCTGCGCGAGGGGCCGCGCCCGGCCTGCGGGCGGCTCACGCTCGGCTTCGTCAACCTCGCCGCCTATCGCCGCTTCGATCCGGAGAACCCGGTCGCCTCGCGCTTCGTCGACGAGGACCTGAACCGGGTGTGGGACCCGGCGGCGCTGGAAGGCCCGCGCCGCTCCGCCGAGCTCGACCGTGCCCGCGCGATCTGGCCGCTGATCGCCGAGGCGGACTGGGTGATCGACCTGCATTCGATGCTCTGGCCCTCGGACCCGCTGGTGCTGTGCGGCCAGGGCGCGCGCAGCCGGGCGCTGGCGATGGCGATGGGCACGCCGGCGCTGGTGGTGGCCGATGGCGGCCATGCCGGCGGGCGCCGGCTGATCGACCATCCGCGCTTCCTCGCCGAGGCGGGCGATGCCGCGGCCGTGCTGGTCGAGGCCGGGCAGCACTGGCAGGAGGACACGGTGCGGCAGATGCGCGCGAGCGTGGATGCCGCGCTCGCCCGCGCCGGCATGATCGGGCCGGTGCCGCCGGGCGCGCCGCCGCGCTTCGCCGAGGTCTCGCGGGTGGTGACCGCCAATACCGGCCGCTTCGCCTTCGTGCGGCCGTTCCGCGGCGGCGAGGTGATCCGCCGGCGGGACACGCTGCTCGCGCGCGACGGCGCGGCGGAGATCCGCACCCCGCACGACGACTGCCTGCTGATCATGCCGAGCCTGCGCACCAGCCGCGGCCATACCGCCGTGCGCCTCGCCCGCTTCGCCGCGCCGGAGTGAGCGCCGCGCGCTATTCCGAGCCGCGTTCGGCCCCCTGGCGCCAGCGCGCCTCGGCCTCGGCCTGCAGGCGCTTGAAGCTGCGGCGGCTGAACGGCAGCATCGCCAGGTAGGCGACGACGAGCAGCGAGAGGCCGAGCCAGGGATCGGCCATCAGCACCGCGGCGGCGACGATCACGCCGAGCAGGATGCCGATGACGTAGTGCGGCGGCACCTTGAAGTTCTTGAAGTTCCAGACCGGCAGCGTCGAGATGCAGAGCAGCGCGGTGCCGACCAGCACCGCGGCGCTGAGCGCCGGTGCGCGGGCGAGGGTGGCGAGGCCGGCGCCGCCGTGCCGCGCCGCCTCGAGGCCGAGATAGATCGGCAGCAGCGCGATCGCCGCCCCCGCCGGGGCGGGCACGCCGGTGAAGAAGTTGCCGGCGAAGCGGAAGGCGGGCAGGTGGCCATCGGCCTCGTGCGGGATCTCGTCGATCGCCGCGTTGAAGCGGGCGAGGCGCAGCGCCATGCAGGCGGTGAACATCAGCGGCGGCAGGTAGCCGAACGCGCCCCAGGCGCTGAGCGACCAGAGATAGAGCACCAGCGCCGGCGCCGCGCCGAAGCAGAGGAAGTCGGACAGGCTGTCGAATTCCGCGCCGAAGCGGGAGGTGGCCTTGAGCAGGCGGGCGAGCCGGCCGTCCAGCCCGTCGATCACGCCGGCGACGGCGATGGCGATCACCGCGCCGCCGAAGCGCTGCTCGAGCGCGAAGCGGATCGCGCTGAAGCCGACGCAGAGGCCGAACAGGGTCAGCAGGTTCGGCAGCATGCGGTTGAAGCTCATGCCGCGCAGGCGGGGGCGGCGCGGCGGGCGGCGCCGGGGCAGGGCGAAGAGCGGCGGCTTTTCCGCCCCGCTCATGACCCGCCTTGCGGCGCGGCGGGGGGCAGCAGGCCCATCACCGTCTCGCCGCCGACCATGCGCTGGCCGACCGCGACCAGCGGCACCGTGCCGGGCGGCAGATAGAGATCGGTGCGGCTGCCGAAGCGGATGATGCCGAAGCGCGCGCCGGTTTCCACCCGGTCGCCCTCGTGCACGTCGCACAGGATGCGCCGCGCGATCAGCCCGGCGATCTGCACCACCGCGATCTCGGCGCCGGAATCGAGGCGGATGGCGAGGGCGTTGCGCTCGTTCTCCTCGGCCTCCTTCGCCGCCGCGTTCACGAACTTGCCGTGGCGGTAGGAGATGCGGGTGACGATGCCGGCCATCGGCACGCGGTTCACATGCACGTCGAGCACCGAGAGGAAGGTGGCGATGCGCGGCATCATCACCGCCGGCAGGCCGAGCTCGGGCGGCGGCAGCGCCTCGTCGATGATGACGACGCGGCCATCCGCCGGGGCGAGCAGGGCATCGGGCCGGGCGGGCGGCACGCGCGCGGGGTCGCGGAAGAAGAACAGGCAGAACAGCGCGAACAGCGCGCCGAGCCAGGCCAGCCAGCCGGCGGTGGCGAGGCCGATCAGGAAGACGACGAGGCCGGCGGCGATGAACGGCCGGCCGGCGCGGTGCGGCGGCACCAGGGCGGCGCGCACGGAGTCGATGATGTCCATGCGCGGGTTATGGCGAGCGGGGCGAGGACTGGCAAGAACGCCCTTCGCCCAGGGGCGGGATCAGCTCGTGCGGGATCAGCTCGTGCCGGCGCTGGCCGGCGGCGGCGCGGGCCGGGCGGCGGGCGGCGCGGGCCGGGCCGTTGCGGCCGCCGGCGCCGGCGCGGCGCCGGTTGCGGGCGGCAGCACGAAGCGCTGGCCGGGATAGACCAGGTTGGGATCGCGGATGCTCGCCTCGTTCGCCTTGTAGATCAGCGAATAGTCGACGCCGCGGCCATAGACGCGCCGGGCGATCAGCCACAGGCAGTCGCCGCGCTCGATCACGACATGGTGCGGCGCGACCGGGCCGACCGCGCGCGGGGCGTAGGCGGTCTTCATCTCGCCGATGACGGCCCCCTTCGCGTCATGCGCCGTGAGGCTGAAGGTGCCGGGCTTCGCCGGCATGTGCTCGACCTTCAGCGTCCAGCGGCCATCCGGGCCGGCGGTCGCGGTGCCGAGCGGAGCGCCGTCGAGCGAGAGCGAGACCTGCGCGCCGGGCTTCGCCGTGCCGGCGATCAGCGCGTGGCCCTTGCCGTCGTAGTCGACCGAGCCGATGCCGAGCGTGCCCGGCGCCGGGCCCTGGCCGCTCAGCACCTTCGAGGGCTCGCCGCTCTTGCCGGCGAGCACCGCGAGCGGCCCCTCGTTCGGCGCGGCGGGCACCGAGACGGTGACGTCGCGGTTGCTGGCCAGGGTCTGGCCGCCGGGGCCGGTGGCGGAAAGGGCGAGCTGCTGGCCGCCGGCGGGCAGCGGGCGGGAGGTGACGAAGGCGAAGCTACCGGAGGAATCCGCCTTCACCGTGCCGATCGTCTTGCCGTTGGCGGTGATGGT
This genomic interval from Acidiphilium multivorum AIU301 contains the following:
- a CDS encoding phosphatidylserine decarboxylase, which translates into the protein MDIIDSVRAALVPPHRAGRPFIAAGLVVFLIGLATAGWLAWLGALFALFCLFFFRDPARVPPARPDALLAPADGRVVIIDEALPPPELGLPAVMMPRIATFLSVLDVHVNRVPMAGIVTRISYRHGKFVNAAAKEAEENERNALAIRLDSGAEIAVVQIAGLIARRILCDVHEGDRVETGARFGIIRFGSRTDLYLPPGTVPLVAVGQRMVGGETVMGLLPPAAPQGGS
- a CDS encoding CDP-alcohol phosphatidyltransferase family protein, giving the protein MSGAEKPPLFALPRRRPPRRPRLRGMSFNRMLPNLLTLFGLCVGFSAIRFALEQRFGGAVIAIAVAGVIDGLDGRLARLLKATSRFGAEFDSLSDFLCFGAAPALVLYLWSLSAWGAFGYLPPLMFTACMALRLARFNAAIDEIPHEADGHLPAFRFAGNFFTGVPAPAGAAIALLPIYLGLEAARHGGAGLATLARAPALSAAVLVGTALLCISTLPVWNFKNFKVPPHYVIGILLGVIVAAAVLMADPWLGLSLLVVAYLAMLPFSRRSFKRLQAEAEARWRQGAERGSE
- a CDS encoding M14 family metallopeptidase, translated to MSAAGSDTASLPRFEVRLAAPDLAPWLPGNTGIEGFITFAAPRSGPHVMVLALMHGNEIAGAAVLDALLREGPRPACGRLTLGFVNLAAYRRFDPENPVASRFVDEDLNRVWDPAALEGPRRSAELDRARAIWPLIAEADWVIDLHSMLWPSDPLVLCGQGARSRALAMAMGTPALVVADGGHAGGRRLIDHPRFLAEAGDAAAVLVEAGQHWQEDTVRQMRASVDAALARAGMIGPVPPGAPPRFAEVSRVVTANTGRFAFVRPFRGGEVIRRRDTLLARDGAAEIRTPHDDCLLIMPSLRTSRGHTAVRLARFAAPE
- a CDS encoding mitochondrial fission ELM1 family protein, with the translated sequence MSGWHENAAMQAAPTLMAATQAIADGQAAPVTARVLCTDLAGLRSQALGLAEAAGFRTDFRVIAPKRPWTLFSPMLWPDPRCAIDAAALAPPEGDLMLGAGGAAARVLATLRRPDLPAVIIQHPRMDTGRFDAVVVAKHDGLTGPNVIVTRTALHRVTPERLALERALWAPHFAGLPRPLVAVLVGGSNGRYRLDTAAARTLAEQLAGMMDRDRVGLMLTPSRRTEPAARAILEEALRPRGAWIWDMQGENPYFGMLAVADAIVVTGDSVSMVSEAVATDAPVMIARLPGKSTRIGAFMDDMVACGRARNFDGRLQTWATAALNDTPMAAAELRRMLGV
- a CDS encoding LysM peptidoglycan-binding domain-containing protein: MSTNQTPSGESQGERTRAPGWLPGAAIGALGLCAVIGLAVLGNRRDIEPTRPVAPPPNATVHPAASPARPAGTPSFDTVRVDAGGNAVIAGHAAPGATVTITANGKTIGTVKADSSGSFAFVTSRPLPAGGQQLALSATGPGGQTLASNRDVTVSVPAAPNEGPLAVLAGKSGEPSKVLSGQGPAPGTLGIGSVDYDGKGHALIAGTAKPGAQVSLSLDGAPLGTATAGPDGRWTLKVEHMPAKPGTFSLTAHDAKGAVIGEMKTAYAPRAVGPVAPHHVVIERGDCLWLIARRVYGRGVDYSLIYKANEASIRDPNLVYPGQRFVLPPATGAAPAPAAATARPAPPAARPAPPPASAGTS